Below is a window of Ahaetulla prasina isolate Xishuangbanna chromosome 1, ASM2864084v1, whole genome shotgun sequence DNA.
ATCTTCACACAAGCTCATTTATTATGGTTAAACAAATATATCACTGCCTGCAATTTTATATAAATTCAAAGACATCTATTGTTTGATGCCAATATGATGGACAAAATGGATCATAGATTGTTGCTGTCTTTAGagctctggtggcacagtggttagagtgcaatattgcaggctacttctgctggctgctggctgcctgcaatttggtagttcaaatctcaccaggttcaaggttgactcagccttccatccatctgaggttggtaaaatgaggatccaagagtgttggggaaaatatgctgactgtaaatttcttagagagggctgtaaaagcactgtgaagcagcatataagtttaagtgctattgctatttaactgTGTCATGAATGCCAATTGCATtggattttgtttgttttctgaaaatACTATTGTTAAACTACTGCTTTAAATACTTTCTAGTATAAATTTTCTATGTTAATAACATAGAAATTTCTGGAAAGATGGTGGTGAGGATAATTTCTTGGTAAGATGaatgagccctggtggtgcagtgattagaatgcagtattgcaggctaactctgcccacagtctggagttagATTCTGGCAGGGCTCAAGTCTTCCATCCATCTGaggacagtaaaatgaggacccagattgctggggaaaatatgcaaataatgtttctaCATTTAAACCacccagaaagtgctgtaaagagcTAAGAGgcaatatataagcctaaatgctattgctatttagagacccgtggtggcacagtggttagaatgcagtattgcagactaattctgacaactgccagcagtttgatcctgactggttgaaggttgactcagctttccatccttccaagatgggtgaAATGAGGATTGAGATTTTTTGGGGAAATATACTgaccctctaaaccaggggtctccaaccttggcaacttgaagacttgtggacttcaactcccagaattctgggagttgaagtccacaagtcttcaagttgccaaggttggagatcctactctaaaccacttagagggctgtaaaagcactgtgaagcagcatataagtttaagtgctattgctatttaactgTGTCATGAATGCCAATTGCATtggattttgtttgttttctgaaaatACTATTGTTAAACTACTGCTTTAAATACTTTCTAGTATAAATTTTCTATGTTAATAACATGACATTTCTGGAAAGATGGTGGTGAGGATAATTTCTTGGTAAGATGaatgagccctggtggtgcagtgattagaatgcagtattgcaggctaactctgcccacagtctggagttagATTCTGGCAGGGCTCAAGTCTTCCATCCATCTGaggacagtaaaatgaggacccagattgctggggaaaatatgcaaataatgtttctaCATTTAAACCacccagaaagtgctgtaaagagcTAAgaggcagtatataagcctaaatgctattgctatttagagacccgtggtggcacagtggttagaatgcagtattgcagactaattctgacaactgccagcagtttgattctgactggttgaaggttgactcagctttccatccttccaagatgggtgaAATGAGGATTGAGatttttgggggaaatatactgaccctctaaaccaggggtctccaaccttggcaacttgaagacttgtggacttcaactcccagaattcttcccacaagtcttcaagttgccaaggttggagatccctgctctaaaccacttagagggagctataaagcactattaagcagtatataaatctaagtgctattgctattgctaacgtATATGATTCCTTCAAGTCAAGCTCAGCTTCTAAAAACTTTATAGGTTGGTCTATGTCGTTTTCTTGGAAGTAAGATGGAAGTTATTTACCATTGCTTTCTTCttgaatagtttttaatatttatttaaggaATTTCCCATGGACTTTTATTCAAATGCTAACTATATCTGAAAATACTTAGCTTTGGGAGAGGTTAGTTGAAGTTGGCTAGATGCTAGGTGCTTGTAATTAAACATTTCCTAAGTGACCTCCAAATGCTTGTCTTTCACGATGTATCAATCATATTTATAATCCCAGCAAAGAATCACTTTTGCACAATAGGTTTTGTTTtcagattgtctttttctctttttagatTACTGTTTGTTGTTCCTAATGATGCTGTCACATAACCAAATTTATGTCATTGTCACTGGACAGATGGGTAATTTCATGAAAACAATGATGGCACCACCAGTGGAAAATTACAgtagaaataattattttgagTGCCAACAAATGGATGTTTGGTGTGGGGGTGAGAAAATAAGATGACTTGAATGAATAAAGGGAATCTTCTTTCTGAAATGCCCCTTATGGAAAAAAAAGGCTTAACCTTCACCTGAAAAGGAGCATGTTTGGAGAAGAAAACTACATATACGATTCTACCATAGAAACAATATTTTGAAGGATGGTTGTGGTTATTTACCAAAAATCGTGGTCCCATTGTGAactagtagtaaaggtaagtagacccCATCCCTGATAGGTTTCTCAAgaaacaaataagatggtctggtactcccatctctttaagaacttgccacaatttgttgtgatccacacagtcAAAgattttagcatagtcaatgaaacagaagtagatgtttttctggaactccctagctttctcttttctttttttggacaccttccgacctgaggggctcatcttacagcatcatatctttttgccttttggtaaaccaaggggttttcatggcaaagatactggagtgggttgccatttccttctccaatggatcacgttttgtcagaactttcCGCTATGACCTGTCcctcttgggtggccctgcatggcatagcttatAACCTCATTGAACTACGCAGGCCCCTTTGCCATgagaaggcagtaatccatgaaggattGTATCtcgttactctcttgtaatcccttctgttgtgactcatcctccctcctctcctcagctgggcccctcccgtctccaaccgggcctgttatcagactccgagtctgataatgaagatgaatggcctgtgatgcctccagcccctggccctggccccatgcccggagagaattccaggagtgaacggacaagcccgataaacttccctcctacagcgtgtgagcaggaagtcagccatttagagtgggaggaccctcacttccagagatctgagaggcgacaccagcagaaggaggggtggggcaggcctggataaatgctgagtcatggagccacaccccacagcctatataaaggacttgcttttggcattccaaccttgagtcaagcaaagtcttatcgagtttgtgatactggaccctatcgctgaagtcataacttggactcctgcctgccctgataaacctcgaaggaacttggcaagctgcaaaggcttcgttgccaagtttgtcatggACTTCCTTGATTCATTtgttggagtggggggtgggacacaacaccTTCCTTTTGAAAGGATTACACTTTCTACTTTCTGAGgggtagggagaaaaaaaatgggtcagataaataagttaaataaaagtttaatgATCAAATAGTATACCAGTAGACTATTTCAAACATAGATACAACCAAAAGAAATCCAGTACAATAGGAATATAGGTAactcaaggaaagaaaaataataacaggAGGGATCTCTAGATGTTGAACTGGGGACATTCTGTATGTAAGACAAGCTTTATAGTTATTGTACTAGTGAAAAAGAATATCTCTAAGAGAATTTGTCCAGCTATTACTCAGGAAAAGTGTGTAAAGTGTGTAAAGTGTGTAATTCCTGCTTTTCTGAAGTAGACAGTCAAAGTTTAGGGACTGttctagaagaaaacaaaatgctgGATGTGAAAACCCTCGAACAGGCTAATTCTATCTATAATGGCATGCAAGAATGATCCtgggaaacaggaggaagagctcaGACAAGACAACTGCCATGTAGTTGGTATCTCAAGCCACCCAAGGAAAAGGGATACGGGAAGCATCTCAGAAGGGgccctccctagttttctggaaagtaaaagtaaaaggggggagagaagctttcatacttgcaagattctgttactctaACCTTGCAATAAAGGTAATATTAGTACTCGAGATTTGTGCTTCTTGTTTGGATTAGCTCAAAGAGCTGACATCTTCCACCTTGACCAGGTAGATTACAATATGTCTGTAGCACAAAACTCAGGTTAAAACCATTTactgaaaattatttttcctATGGTTTATTTTTGCTTAGGTTAAAGATATGAAAACTATGTTCTTCCATACCATTTCCTTCCATACCATTTTGGACAACATTTAAGTCAAAAATAGTGAAGGGATCTCTTTTTGTTCAAGTCCCCCGTACCTATGCTCCACTTGATTAACTACTGTTTTAAGAGGATGATAGCCGGTGATAGCATATTGTATTTTCTTTAGAAAACATTATAGACCCATTATAGAGCATAAGCAGATATGGATCAATTTAGTTATAATTATTTCAAAGAACACAAGAAATAGAAGCATATGCTAACAGGCTAGAAGTGTGATTGAGCAAGTCAAGTCAATGAATCAGAAGCAAGTAATCTATAAAGATCAACATGGCTTTTCTCTCAATTTTATCTACTTCTGTTTCATTCTTCAGAGTCGTCTTCCAATGTGACCTGAGGTTCATCAGAGATTAGGTGGATTTATGAGTAAGGATTTCATTTCAAGTTATGTGGTATTCCCAAGGAAATTTCTTTATCATTTGTgctgttttaatattttgcattttcttttcgtTGTGTTGTATGAACTGATTCAAGCTTAAGAAATCACATTTAAGAAATCACAACTAACTGAGTATCCTATTTCTCAGCTTTCTGTTCTAAAATGTTTTGTGTTTTCAGCCTCAAGGCTCACAATTTAAATTGAGCTTAGTTAGTATGATCTTGGAGCTGAGCCTACATTGCATCTCTTGAGGGGTCTTCATTGTCAAGGCCCATGACCAGGGACATATAAGGAAGAGAGAGACTTGGTAGGAACCTGATACTTCATCATTCTTTTGAAAATGCCTTTGAAACTAAGAGCCAAGAAGAAAAACATTATCACAGAGAAAATGTCATTCTTTTACTTTAATTGAAAAGCACAAAAGATTACTACCATGCATAAAAACATCATAGAGAATGGGGGATTTTTAGCATAATCTGCCAAAAAGATTAATGTATGAATTTACATTAGCATTTTGACTGGCCATATTAATGTTCGGATGTCcattctccactcctccttttctctttgcaTGCCATCACGAATGGGAGGAAACGTTTCTTGCCAATGTTTTCTTCCAGGCATCCTTCACTTCTTTGTTCCTCAGGCTGTAGATCAAGGGGTTCATCATAGGAAACACCACAGTATAAAAAACAGATATTATTTTATCAGTGTATGGGGCATAACTGGAAGTAGGCCGAAGATAAGTGAAAAGGAGGGCCCCATAGAAAAGAGCAACAGCAATGAAATGGCAGCTGCAAGTTGAAAAAGCTTTCTGGCGGCCTTTGTTGGTAGGAATTTTCAAAACTGTGCAAAGGATAGAGAAATAGGAGATGAGGATGAACAAGAAAGTGCTCATCTGGATAAAACCACATAGAGCAAAGAGGAGCATCTCGTTTATATGGGTACTGGAACAGGAGAGGGCCAAGAGTGGGGGGATGTCACAGAAGAAGTGATTGATGACATTGGATCCACAAAAGGAGATGTGAAAAGTAAAACAAGTGTGCACCAATGAGGTCATGCTACTAATCAGATAAGAACCTGTTATCAAAGAGATGCAAACTTTGTGAGACATAAGGACAGGGTAGAGTAGTGGGTTGCAAATGGCCATGTAGCGGTCATAAGCCATGGCAGCCAGAAGAAGGCACTCAGCATCTGCAAAGGAAGCAAATAGATACATTTGAACAATGCATCCTGCAAATGAAATGGCCTTCTTCTTTCTTAAGAAATTGACCAGCATCTTGGGAGCAATGGTGGAAGAATAACTAGTATCTAGGAAAGCCAGATTGCTGAGGAAAAAGTACATTGGACTGTGTAAACTGGGGCAGGTCCAGGTTAATAGGATAATACCAATGTTCCCCACCAGAGTGATCACATAGATGGCTAAGAAGAGGACAAAGAGGCCTGTATTGATGTCTTGACGATTGGTGAAGCCAAGAAGAAGAAACTCAGGCACTGTTGTATGGTTCCACTTGGTCATTTTGTTCAGTCTTTGGTGTCCTTGACTCAGGATCtgaaatcaaggagagatgcaaactGTGGGGACAATCACAAACACATGATTTACAAAAGGtgcttcctctctccccctcaaattagaagaaaaaatattttcgtTGGTCTTCTTTGATATTTATAAACAAAATGCTGAAAAATGATAAGCAGGGAAACCAATGACCATGGAAACCTGACATCAGATTCCTTGGTTTGGCTGAGTTTGCATTCTCTTTGAGGGAATATGTTCTCAATATACTTCATTTCTATTCAAACATATTTTTCCACATACAGTATGTTCGTTGGTGTGCATTATCTAGAAAAACTATggccccctttatgacttgtggacttcacctcccagaattcctgaaccagcatgtgagttctgggagttgaaggccacaaatcataaaagggccatagttccccatctcTGCTCTAGAAGAGGGCCAATGAGGCTAATTTCACATAAATTCTGTCCCTAGCCAGGCTGATCTATGCATTGTTGGattaattttcatatttatttattgataggtTGGTGGATTTATATATGTATAACTCCCATTTTTAAAACTGTTCAATTTCTCGACAGTTTGGGTTGGCATACACaaggaaaaccaaagaaaaagaaTTCCATGACACAATAGTAAAAGGAAACAGATTTGTCTCTTTTATACCTAACTAGCAAGAAAGACCATAGCTAGACAGTGACCATCTaatgtctttaaaaatccaaatgatTTACGGTttaaaagatagaaaaatatcaTAGACCTGCTTTGAACCAAAACATGAGTGAGTATCAAGGGCAATTATGTTTGCAGTCTTCTCTGAAAATCTCTGGATTTGAATgggatataaatgttaataaacaaagaaataaattaaaaaatacaagagATAACCCAGAAAAAATATAGCATATAATTTCATGCTGGAGTActgtttattaatattaatataagtaattatattagtattattattgctTACCATTGTTTGAAAGGATGGATTGATATGACAGAAAAGGAATTTACAACTATTCATAATTACTGTATCTGGTTTagagagagacaaaaatcagacagTGCCTGATTTTTTCAACCTTAAATTCATATACCCCTGCTGCTGTATacttttgcaattttaaaaagggtttaaaatatacatttttgtgtgatttttttctctagtatttatttttgcatgtatgtattttctactatatgtattttaaatcacAGATCACATTAAGAGCTAGTATGCTCTAGTGATTaaaacatcaggctagaaaactggaatgccttatacattgtaagctgccctgagtcttcggagaagggcggggtataaatgtaaacaaaaaaaaaccaaaacaaaaaaaaacccctgtgaattcaaatcctgccttacctatgaaagccagctttttcttttatgtacactgagagcatatgcaccaagacaaattccttgtgtgtccaatcacacttggccaataaaaaattctattctattctattctattctattctattctattctattctattctattctattctattctattctattctattctattctattctgagtgactttgggccaggaaCTGTCTCTCCGCCCAACTCACCTCATCATGTTGTTGTgctgaaaataggaggaaggaggtcTGATGGATTTGTTtgcccaccttgagttatttgtaaaaataataatagcaatagtacttagacttatatactgattcatagtgctttaagtggtttacagggtaaacatattgcccccaacaatctggaggggatataaataaatagataataaaagaAAGGATGAAGATCTTCAAGCTGAATTTATTAACTGCTAAAGtatgatggattgatggatggatagaaaaacagaagagggagggagggagggaaggaaggaaggaaggaaggaaggaaggaaggaaggaaggaaggaaggaaggaaggcgattCTTTCCATTCAAATGTGTCAGCAAATCTAAAACAGACCTCCCATTTAaaagtttcctttaaaaaaaaatagtatcctAATATAATATTTTCTGGCACTTAGTATTTTAGTATATGCATTTCTATGCACTATGCTGTTTTCCCCTTCTATTTATGCTACCCTTTGTTTGGAGAATGGTGTTGCAGAAGTAAAAAAGTTGAAAATCTATTTTGAAAGTCAATGGCATTTTAGTTCACAATGTTTAAGTATGTACATATATTCCCTTTTTCTCCTAATACCTAAACCTATTATTGCTTATCTTCCAGAATTGAAACAACATAGCATTAAAAAGTATATGAAATAACTAtcttaatataaatatatgtattaacACTAGGATTACATTGACTAATTTGactaatgtaacaaatattattaacatAATTATTGCTATTTGCTATCAAAATGAACGATACCCAGataccacactgttcatgtattgatgttgatgtatattttaaaaataaaataaaataaaataaaattattcagaCAATATTATTCCATAACGATTGTTTTCCTTACAGTGATAAATACTGTTTCTATTTTATTCCCCAAAGGTCAAAACATTTGCCTCTAAATTATTATCAATTTGTATCCTTCCAGAATATACAAGTCACTTAATGCAGTCAAGTGCCAGTCTAAGTCATCCACATCCTTTCTCAAGGAACATCATCACCAATTCCTGCTATATCACTAGCCATAATACATTCAGAGCACCGTCTTCAGATTCTGTTTCTGCTCTAATGGTTTTGACTTACCAGGGAGGCAGGCTTGGCTTCTTTGTTGCAAAAACggctgtttttaaaagttttgaattCATCATTCTGACACCAGAGACCAGGATCCCTGGAGTAGCTTAAAATGGTTAAGCAAGGAAAGATTGTTAAATGTGCAGAACAATCAATTAAACTATGCTTTGGGGGCAAAACATATGGATTGTCTACTTCGTAAAAACTTGTAGTTTTATTTTTCCAGAGGCGGTGTGTGTACCTACATTCTCATACCAATGTAGAGCAGCATAAATTGTTGCTTGATTTTGGCTACTGTTAAAAACGATATTGACAAAAAAAACCATTCACAAATATATGCAGAGAATGTTGGCATATACTCAGACATATCAGGCTGTAGGCTTTGCAGAACTTCAGAAGGTTGATTCAGTCAGAAGAGGATTCACTTGAAATGTACACACCAGAGGTGAAATACTACCgcttcggactggttcaggcgaactggtagtaagaaatgctaccggttcgggcgaactgatagtaaaaaaaaatgctacctgctcaggtgaaccggtatttctgaccaTCAGGTGTGATgtgcgatttatattagctagaattgtcggatttcctgctttctagataATCTAAAGCACATGGCACagtggattccccccccctcgctgttctacttatctttgcagactcggaatgcttaaaaatgttccttttttagcgctgtATGGGCGCGGCTCAGGTGTGCATGCGCACGGCAAGCGCATGCTCTGTAGCAGACTGGTAGAAtgggtagcagacttcagaggattttgtACACACCCTTGAATTAAATGATCAAATTCAATCTCTGAATTATTTTAACTTTCAAGTTCGGCAGCATCCATAGGAGGGCAAGTGGGATAAAATTGACACAAGCGCTACTGCGATGATTTAATGCAGGCCTCACTCCCTTTCTCTAAGTCTCTGCAAGGGAGAGAGAGCTTTGCCTGAGGTGGCTCCCCAGTGACAGAATGCCCTCCCCAGAGAGGCTTGCCTGTAGCCATATTAGACTACAAAGACACCTTCATTTTCCCAGCTCTTCAGTcgtattttaattgcattttaattcatGTAGCTTCAAAATCCGATGGCTGTCTTGCTTCAGCCTAACTGGTATGgtttctttgttttgtattttattgattGTATTGTATCAAATTGCATTTTTAGCACATTTTCTTGTAAGCTGGCTAGAGAACTCCGACTATGGGAGAGCTataaaactttaataaataaatgtgttgaaTGTCGGAAAACACACACACTTGGGGTACAAAGCTGTGAGATTGCTAGTGAATTCTAATCAGACgcctccaaatcttttttttttaattgaaaaagtttttaaaaaacaaaaacatttccccccctttttccccccctccctcccagaaaacccccttcccccccccccccggcttcccgggtcaatcacaaggtatcgttatacataaaccaaacatagaataaaattttcccttccaatccaattaacctcatccaaagcttttcatctcccaaccccctccccattacataaaataacttcctaattattcaaaggcaatctgatatttcttaatctgatatctgttttgtagataatcaatccattttttccattcaattaagcctccaaatcttttttaagagatttgttcaagaaaaaataataatactctgAACATAGTTACAGGTGAAGGTAGTTTTATTTACTTGGAAAGTGATAAGGTTAGTTGTATCtttcttaattaaaatattatataaaccAAAGGTGATTTATGTATACAATATAtctcagacagacagatggaggaGAATCACAGTCAAAAGAACTACTAGAAAACAAAATGTGCCTGATAAGATTACGATGCTTCCCCTTTCAGCAGTAAAGATGCTAATGAATTGTTGTTCTCAGGAAATTCCATTGAGTGATTATGCACcatcagcagtggtgggttgcccctggttcagaccggttcgcaagGCTCTATAAGGCTTCACTCTAAGTGAGCCTCATGGACTCCTTCCAACTCTACAGTTCTATGATTCTAACAATTAAGTGTGATTTAAGAATTCTTTGTCCACCACAATATCCAAtatttcccctccttctttttcaCTCCCAGGGTTTTTTGTAAGCAAACGGTTCACAATAGTAACAGAAAAAATTAGGGCAGAGTTCTAATAAGGGATTTTTAAGTCAGGCAGACTGTATTGGAGCTGCTTGTCTAATCCCCTCTGAAAAACAACTATCCCAAATTGTCCTCCCTTGCCTGAATTTGTGGTTCATTCCCAACCAAAGCACAATTTTAATAAACAGGTTGAATACAAGTGTGAGCTGGTAATCATGGAGATTGAACTCCTATGTAGATGAAGTATCCCAGGTAAGCTGGCCTTTTGCTGCTCATTCTGATGAGTATGAAATATTTGGCCTTCTTCATTCTTAGTTGAATGAAGAAAGGACAACAGCTTGCTCATGAAGATGCTGAATATGAACAGCTATTTCTATGAAATCTCTGGGGTGATGCATTATAATACATCAGCTCCGAGGACATAATTCATGATTggatgataaaaaataaaaaaggattattGTATCATTTATAATGCTTGAAATGGGTAAAAAGGAAGTAGCCACATCCCATCTAGAAAGAATtttctaaagaagaaaaaaaaaagatatagggGCCAAGTTTGATAACTTAGCAGGTGCTAAGTTCAGCCCAAGAGATTTATATGTAGCAGGTCTTAGGATTCTCCTCGCCTAATGCCTTTGATAAAGA
It encodes the following:
- the LOC131204742 gene encoding olfactory receptor 5AS1-like; translation: MTKWNHTTVPEFLLLGFTNRQDINTGLFVLFLAIYVITLVGNIGIILLTWTCPSLHSPMYFFLSNLAFLDTSYSSTIAPKMLVNFLRKKKAISFAGCIVQMYLFASFADAECLLLAAMAYDRYMAICNPLLYPVLMSHKVCISLITGSYLISSMTSLVHTCFTFHISFCGSNVINHFFCDIPPLLALSCSSTHINEMLLFALCGFIQMSTFLFILISYFSILCTVLKIPTNKGRQKAFSTCSCHFIAVALFYGALLFTYLRPTSSYAPYTDKIISVFYTVVFPMMNPLIYSLRNKEVKDAWKKTLARNVSSHS